The genomic DNA TCGACTCGAATGGCGTCGAGATGACACTGAAGGTCCTTCTCAAGACATCCAAGATGGCCAACTTGCGCCTGGCGAGATCAGGCGTGTCTACCTGACCCTTCAGCATGACAATAGCGCGCTCGAGAACTACGAAGAGGATTCCGAACTCGCTCGCACACGGTTCCTAGAACAATTGCATGTCTCCTGGCGAGTGGAAGAACACAGTGGATACGTCGACCTTCTTGGTCTTCCACTATCAGAGCAAGCACTGGACCTCGTGAGAGGAGCGCCCGTGAGCGTGAGCACCAGCATGGTACCAGACGCCAAGGACATCTCCGTTGGAACCTACGTCAACATCACAGCCACCGTCCGCGACCGCTCTCGGAAACGGAATCTACTCcacgaagagcaagaacttCTCTCAGTCGagctctcttcctctctcgATCAACAGCAAGCTTCACGATACTTCGCTTTCGCAGGTAATCTGAAGAGGGTTGTATCTCTGAAAGCACCGAAGACACCAGATATCAGGATAATGAGCTCGGAGGAGTCGCCTGGACATGCGCCGGATTCTGCTGTGgaatctgctgctgcagagacCAAAGCTGACTTCGTTATCTGTCCGCTCTTGAGGGGCAAGTTGGATTTCGAAGTCGTTGTGAGGCCTGTTAGGATTGGGAGGATGATGACTGAGGGGATGGGTCGTGAGTGGATTGCGAGGAAGGGAATGCTGGTTGATGTTGCGAAAGCATTGTGAGATCAAGTGCACGTGTGACATATCCATGGTGGCAGATTAATGCACATAGCGGTCAAAAAGGACGTCGAAGTCGAATTATATGAAGGGTGTCCATGAAGGGGTCCCAGGACTATCAGACCAAGAATGGGGAGCCTAGTTCCAGGACCTCGGTTTCGGATCAGATGGCCGAGCTTACGCCCACTGCACCACAGCTGCACAGCAAATTGTTTGACATTGCTACAAACAGTCATCAAACAACCCATACGCCATCAAGCCAGCTACTGATCGGTCAAATTTGTAGCAAAAGAGTGCTTGTTTGCGGTCTGGGCCTTTGTCTCACTTGCTCACAGACTGCCTTTTGCACTTCTCAACTCGACATGTCCACCTTTGGTCCTTtccttctatactacttaaatTCACCGGGGATATGTTTCCCAGTTGATCACATATCGCAGCTGCGACTCAGCTTTGGCTATACCCTACTCCGGAATCTCTTATATACCCGCAAGCTCTGTCCTCAAGACCATCTCGACCTTCTGAACAACATCAATGACAAGATCTCGACGGAAATCAACCAAGGCCGTATGTCTCTTTGCGCTGCCTCGGACACCAGCACAAGACTGGTGATGATACCAGAACAGGCTCCATACCACGCTTTCGGTCACCCAAATACCCCATCTCGGCGTCGAAGACGGTCTCACCGTCCTTACCGTAGACCGGTGGAAGTTTAGAGACTCTCGCGAGAGTCAGTACAgttcgagagcgaggaattCGAAACAGAATGTATAATCGCTTCCACCTCCATGCTGGGGTGATTGTTACGACTTTCTTCTACGCAATCGGAACTCCTTCATCACCACTCATCATTCCAAGCTTACAACATGTCGACCATAGTCTTCGATAAGTAGATGGCAGTCAGCGAAGACGCCTCCAACTCGGCTGAAACCACCCCGGTCGATCACCGCCTTCCCAACCAGCCTGCCTGCGGCAGCGGTATCGCCACCTAAGCTCACCTACGATTCGAACTCTTAATTATTGGCGAGCCAATAGCTATCGACATCGAGTTTCAGAACTGTTCCTCGAACATAGGTGAAGTGTATGACGAGGGGTGCGAGCACCAACACAAACATGGCCGCCAAAGCTGGTGCTATGGCATCTCATTGCTCGGTACGGTCAGCAGAAGATGCGAAGATGTATCGGACATCTCCGCTTTCTATTCCGGTGACTGGAACGTTCGAAACAAAATTCCTCACGCCTCTGGCAAAGACTACGGCTACCAACATATTCTGTTAACACCACAATCCGCTTCGCCAGGAGCCCCTCACTGGCAAAATCGGTCATTGCTGCTACCTGTTCGCTCAATCAGGCTGATCCACCTGCTTTAGTCCAGGGTATGGCTGACGGAACATGGGATACCACATTCCAGTAGCCGTACAGCCGGGCAATTTTGCAACTCTTACTACAGTCCTACTCCCCGAAATCATGATCATCATCCGAGGGCACAATGACTTGTCCAACTTGGCATCAGCCAACCGTCGCCTTCCTTACGAAACCCTTTGTTTTGCGGGTGGGATGTCTTTGTCAAAGGCTCTCACAACAAAGATACACACAACATGATTGAACAGATCCACCAGACCTGGATCCTCTAGAGACTGTGTTGACTAGACTTCACGGGACCTTAGTGAAGCTTGCCACCCAGAGCTGGATAAAGTGAATGTTCGTGATATTTCTTGTTCACGCTGACTGCGAGGAGGTTATAAGTTTCCTTCATTTCTTCTGCTCCGTCGATACATCTTGTTCAACAGCGCTTCACAGCGATCCGAATTCGTAGATCGAACTCACAAGCTACAACTGCTCAACAAGCATCGAACACTAACTCAACTCATCCACGATGAACACGCAAACCACCACGACCCCGTCcactgctactgctgcagcCAACATGGTGTTTCAACGCTGGAACACCGCAAAGGCAGATCCGATGAATGCAGCACAGAACAATCCTGCAGTACTGCGTACTCCAAACGCACCATCCGCTGGCAAGGGTGTGGGTACTCAAGTCGTCCCACGCATGGAGCTCCTTCTGCCAGGAGAACCCTGCTCGATTGATATGGAGTTCATCAACTTCCAGGTCCCCGGCGTTGTTCACCCAATGGACCACAATGACGAGTCAAAGCGCAACAAGCCAAAGTGGGAACACCGCCCAGCATGGATAGCCATCACGAATACTAGAGGCGAAGTCGTCCTTgacatcttcgtcaagtATCCTTACGTAGAGGGTGTCCGAACGATAATCCCGCGTGCCGAAGGCAAAGATTTTGGTATCACTCAGGAGCGCCTTGATCACGCGAATGGTGCTGTGCCTGGCTGGAAAGCAGAGCAATGGTGCACTCGCATTTTGAGAAACCGTCCTGTGGTCGTCCATGGTGGCGGCAGCGACCTGACAGCTTTTCAGCTGTCTCGTCCGTTCCGTGGCGCCACCCACGTCTACGATACCCAGGACGAGTATGCGTATGAAGTGGACAACATCGAATCTCCTGGCTTGTGGCGGCTCACAGGAAAATTCCTGAACAGGATCATTCAAGCGGATGGCAAGCACTCTCCTGTGGAGGATGCTATCGCGACGATGGAACTACACATTCTCAAGCACCCATACGATCGTGATGAAGCTGCACAGAAGTGGAAGGCTGTATGGGCACCCCCTCAACGGCACC from Cercospora beticola chromosome 3, complete sequence includes the following:
- a CDS encoding uncharacterized protein (antiSMASH:Cluster_2), producing the protein MNTQTTTTPSTATAAANMVFQRWNTAKADPMNAAQNNPAVLRTPNAPSAGKGVGTQVVPRMELLLPGEPCSIDMEFINFQVPGVVHPMDHNDESKRNKPKWEHRPAWIAITNTRGEVVLDIFVKYPYVEGVRTIIPRAEGKDFGITQERLDHANGAVPGWKAEQWCTRILRNRPVVVHGGGSDLTAFQLSRPFRGATHVYDTQDEYAYEVDNIESPGLWRLTGKFLNRIIQADGKHSPVEDAIATMELHILKHPYDRDEAAQKWKAVWAPPQRHHSGGYARGRGNHGGGLSRGGAAGGRGGFASARGNQTGGRGSRGNGAMRGSATPRGGLNIGRGNRQHQVNGNGNAQTPNAVARPAVNDQW